A genomic region of Mycobacterium sp. Aquia_213 contains the following coding sequences:
- a CDS encoding alpha/beta fold hydrolase: MGDIDDPPVLLIMGLGAQLLLWRTEFCERLVSQGLRVIRYDNRDVGLSSKTERRSAGQPMVTRLLRSFAGLESKAAYTLEDMADDAAAVLDHLGIKAAHVVGASMGGMIAQVFAAQFAHRTTTLGVLFSSNNSAFLPPPAPRALLALVKGPPPDSPRDVILDNAVRVSRIIGSPRYRIPDEQVRSEAAEGYDRNYYPQGVAGQFSAILGSGSLLHHDRRIKAPTVVIHGRSDKLMRPFGGRAIARAISGARLVLFDGMGHDLPQQLWDPVIGVLTGNFAEAS, encoded by the coding sequence ATGGGCGATATCGACGACCCGCCCGTGCTACTGATCATGGGGCTGGGCGCCCAGCTGCTGCTGTGGCGGACCGAGTTCTGCGAGCGGCTGGTCAGCCAAGGCCTGCGCGTGATCCGCTACGACAACCGGGATGTCGGCCTGTCCAGCAAGACCGAGCGGCGCAGTGCGGGCCAGCCCATGGTCACCCGATTGCTCCGCTCCTTTGCGGGTCTGGAGAGCAAGGCCGCCTACACCCTCGAGGACATGGCCGACGACGCCGCAGCCGTGCTGGACCATCTGGGCATCAAGGCGGCCCACGTCGTCGGAGCATCGATGGGCGGAATGATCGCCCAGGTCTTCGCCGCGCAATTCGCCCATCGGACAACGACTCTCGGGGTCCTCTTCTCGAGCAACAACTCGGCGTTCCTGCCACCGCCGGCTCCCCGCGCATTGCTGGCGCTCGTCAAGGGCCCGCCGCCGGACTCGCCCCGCGACGTGATCCTCGACAACGCGGTCCGGGTCAGCCGGATCATCGGCAGCCCGCGTTACCGCATTCCCGATGAGCAGGTTCGCTCCGAGGCCGCCGAGGGATACGACCGCAATTACTACCCGCAGGGCGTTGCCGGGCAGTTCAGTGCCATCCTGGGCAGCGGGAGCCTGCTGCACCACGACCGGCGGATCAAGGCGCCGACCGTTGTCATCCACGGTCGGTCCGACAAACTCATGCGGCCTTTCGGCGGACGTGCAATCGCGCGCGCAATAAGCGGTGCCCGATTGGTGTTATTCGACGGAATGGGACATGATCTGCCACAGCAGCTATGGGATCCGGTGATCGGTGTTTTGACGGGCAATTTCGCCGAGGCAAGCTGA
- a CDS encoding cyclopropane mycolic acid synthase family methyltransferase — protein MVANMKPYYEESQATYDISDDFFALFLDPNMVYTCAYFKNDEMTLEEAQLAKLDLGLDKLKLEPGMTLLDVGCGWGGALVRAVEKYDVNVIGITLSRNHYERSKSRVAAIPTKRHVEARLQGWEEFDEHADRIISFEAFDAFKKERWPAFWDWAYKVLPSDSRMLMHSIFTYPQTHWKEHGIPITMNDLRFLHFLGKEIFPGGQMCGEADIVDLSRDSGFSLEETQYLQPHYARTLDTWAANLEANRERAIAIQSEEVYDRFMRYLTGCAGLFRKGISNVGQFTLTK, from the coding sequence ATGGTTGCGAATATGAAGCCGTATTACGAAGAGTCGCAGGCTACTTACGACATTTCGGACGACTTCTTCGCGTTGTTCTTGGACCCCAACATGGTCTACACCTGCGCATATTTCAAGAACGACGAGATGACGCTGGAAGAGGCGCAGCTCGCCAAGCTGGATCTGGGACTCGACAAGCTCAAACTCGAGCCGGGCATGACGCTGCTCGACGTCGGCTGCGGTTGGGGCGGAGCGCTGGTTCGCGCGGTTGAGAAGTACGACGTCAACGTCATCGGCATCACGCTCAGCCGAAACCACTACGAGCGCAGCAAATCTCGGGTTGCCGCGATCCCGACAAAGCGACATGTCGAGGCCCGTCTGCAGGGCTGGGAAGAGTTCGACGAGCACGCCGACCGGATCATCAGCTTCGAGGCGTTCGACGCGTTCAAAAAAGAACGATGGCCCGCGTTCTGGGATTGGGCCTACAAGGTTCTGCCCAGTGACAGCCGGATGCTGATGCACAGCATATTCACCTATCCGCAGACACACTGGAAAGAGCACGGCATCCCGATCACGATGAATGATCTGCGGTTCCTGCACTTCCTCGGGAAGGAGATCTTCCCCGGCGGCCAAATGTGCGGCGAAGCAGACATCGTCGACCTCTCCCGCGACAGCGGATTCTCGCTCGAGGAGACCCAGTATCTGCAGCCGCATTACGCGCGGACGCTGGACACGTGGGCGGCCAATCTGGAGGCCAATCGCGAACGCGCAATCGCCATCCAGTCCGAAGAGGTCTACGACCGCTTCATGCGCTACCTCACCGGCTGCGCGGGCCTCTTCCGCAAGGGCATCTCCAACGTCGGACAGTTCACCCTCACCAAGTAG
- a CDS encoding cyclopropane mycolic acid synthase family methyltransferase, with protein MTQKLEPHFEDVQAHYDLSDDFYRLFLDPSQTYSCAYFERDDMTLEEAQLAKIDLSLGKLGLRPGMTLLDVGCGWGATMRRAIEKYDVNVIGLTLSKNQAAHVQKSFDEMDNPRSKRVLLAGWEEFDEPVDRIVSVGAFEHFGHDRYADFFKMAYHVLPGDGVMLLHTITDFTKQEIIDLGLPISIDLLRFVIFIQREIFPGGRLPKIPMVEEHSDQAGFTLTRRQSLQPHYAKTLDLWADALQARRDEAIEIQSEEVYERYMKYLTGCADKFRQGYVDVNQFTLAK; from the coding sequence ATGACTCAAAAACTGGAACCACACTTCGAAGACGTGCAGGCACACTACGACCTGTCCGACGACTTCTACCGGCTGTTCCTGGATCCCAGCCAGACCTACAGCTGCGCGTACTTCGAGCGCGACGACATGACGCTGGAAGAAGCGCAGCTGGCCAAGATCGATTTATCGCTGGGCAAATTGGGTCTGCGACCCGGCATGACGCTGCTCGACGTCGGCTGCGGGTGGGGTGCCACCATGCGACGCGCGATCGAGAAGTACGACGTGAACGTGATCGGGTTGACGCTGTCCAAGAATCAGGCCGCCCACGTGCAGAAGTCGTTCGACGAGATGGACAACCCACGCAGCAAGCGCGTGCTGCTGGCCGGCTGGGAAGAGTTCGACGAGCCCGTCGACCGCATCGTGTCGGTCGGCGCATTCGAGCATTTCGGCCACGATCGCTACGCGGACTTCTTCAAAATGGCCTACCACGTGTTGCCCGGCGACGGCGTCATGCTGCTGCACACGATCACCGATTTCACGAAGCAGGAAATCATCGACCTGGGCCTGCCCATCTCCATCGACTTGCTCCGCTTCGTCATCTTCATCCAGCGGGAGATCTTCCCGGGCGGTCGGCTGCCGAAAATCCCTATGGTGGAAGAACATTCGGACCAAGCCGGTTTCACGCTGACTCGCCGCCAGTCGCTGCAGCCGCACTACGCCAAGACCCTCGACCTGTGGGCCGACGCGTTGCAGGCGCGCCGGGACGAGGCCATCGAGATCCAGTCCGAAGAGGTCTACGAGCGCTACATGAAGTACCTGACCGGCTGCGCCGACAAATTCCGGCAAGGCTACGTCGACGTCAACCAGTTCACGCTGGCGAAATAG
- a CDS encoding cyclopropane mycolic acid synthase family methyltransferase, with amino-acid sequence MARKLTPHFADVQAHYDLSDDFFRLFLDPTQTYSCAYFERDDMTLEEAQLAKIDLALGKLGLQPGMTLLDVGCGWGATMRRAVEKYDVNVVGLTLSKNQAAHVQESFDEMDSPRSKQVLLAGWEQFDEPVDRIVSIGAFEHFGHDRYDDFFTMAHSVLPDDGVMLLHTITGLKPEQCTERGIPLTFDMARFIKFIVTEIFPGGRLPSIEKVEDHSSKHGFRLSRRQSLQLHYARTLDLWAAALEAHQDEAIEIQSEEVYERYMKYLTGCANAFRVGYIDVNQFTLEK; translated from the coding sequence ATGGCTCGGAAACTGACACCGCACTTCGCCGACGTGCAGGCGCACTACGACCTGTCCGACGACTTCTTCCGGTTGTTCCTGGATCCCACCCAGACCTACAGCTGCGCGTACTTCGAACGCGACGACATGACGCTGGAAGAAGCGCAGCTGGCCAAGATCGATTTGGCGCTGGGCAAGCTCGGCCTGCAGCCCGGCATGACGCTGCTCGACGTCGGCTGCGGCTGGGGTGCCACCATGCGGCGCGCGGTGGAGAAGTACGACGTGAACGTCGTCGGCCTGACGCTGTCCAAGAACCAAGCCGCCCACGTGCAGGAGTCGTTCGACGAAATGGACAGCCCCCGCAGCAAGCAAGTGCTGCTGGCCGGCTGGGAGCAGTTCGACGAGCCCGTCGACCGCATCGTGTCGATCGGCGCATTCGAGCATTTCGGCCACGATCGCTACGACGACTTCTTCACGATGGCCCACAGCGTGCTGCCGGATGACGGCGTCATGCTGCTGCACACGATCACCGGCCTGAAGCCGGAGCAGTGCACCGAACGCGGCATACCGCTGACGTTCGACATGGCCCGCTTCATCAAGTTCATCGTCACCGAGATCTTCCCGGGCGGGCGGCTGCCGTCCATCGAGAAGGTGGAGGATCACTCGTCGAAGCACGGTTTCCGGTTGAGTCGCCGCCAGTCGCTGCAGCTGCACTACGCCAGGACCCTCGATCTGTGGGCAGCGGCCCTGGAAGCGCACCAGGACGAGGCCATCGAGATCCAGTCCGAAGAGGTCTACGAGCGCTACATGAAGTACCTGACCGGCTGCGCCAACGCGTTCCGGGTCGGCTATATCGACGTGAACCAGTTCACGCTGGAGAAGTAG
- a CDS encoding cyclopropane mycolic acid synthase family methyltransferase, whose translation MPNRSTAATQTRSNADDVRAHYDLSNEFFALFQDPTRTYSCAYFPREGMSLQEAQVAKLDLTLDKLGLEPGMTLLDIGCGWGSVMKRAVEKYDVNVVGLTLSKNQHSYCQGVLDTIDSDRSHRALLSDWAEFTEPVDRIVIIEALEHFGFERYDDFFKFAHQVMPSDGVMLLHAITALHPKQMTERGIPMTIDMAKFIRFILTDIFPGGRLPSIEKVEEHCAKVGFSVTRRQSLQSDFATTLDLWAQALEDHKAQAVEIQSEEVYERYIKFLTGCANAFRKGYIDCNQFTLEK comes from the coding sequence ATGCCAAATCGTTCAACTGCCGCCACGCAGACGCGGTCCAACGCCGATGATGTTCGAGCGCACTACGACCTTTCCAACGAATTCTTCGCGCTGTTCCAGGATCCGACCCGCACCTACAGCTGCGCGTACTTTCCCCGTGAGGGCATGTCGCTGCAGGAGGCGCAGGTCGCCAAGCTGGATCTGACGCTGGACAAGCTGGGGCTGGAGCCGGGGATGACCCTGCTCGACATCGGTTGCGGCTGGGGTTCGGTGATGAAGCGCGCCGTCGAGAAGTACGACGTCAACGTCGTCGGGTTGACCCTGTCCAAAAATCAGCACTCCTACTGCCAGGGGGTTCTCGACACGATCGACTCGGACCGCTCGCACCGGGCGCTCCTGAGCGACTGGGCGGAGTTCACCGAACCGGTCGACCGCATCGTCATCATCGAAGCGCTGGAGCACTTCGGCTTCGAGCGATACGACGATTTCTTCAAGTTCGCGCACCAGGTCATGCCGTCGGACGGCGTGATGCTGCTGCACGCGATCACCGCGTTGCATCCCAAGCAGATGACCGAGCGCGGCATCCCGATGACCATCGACATGGCGAAGTTCATCCGGTTCATCCTGACCGACATCTTCCCGGGTGGCCGGCTGCCGTCCATCGAAAAGGTGGAAGAGCACTGCGCGAAGGTGGGTTTCAGCGTCACTCGCCGCCAATCGTTGCAGTCCGACTTCGCGACCACCCTCGACCTGTGGGCCCAGGCTCTGGAGGACCACAAAGCTCAGGCCGTCGAGATCCAATCCGAAGAGGTCTACGAGCGGTACATCAAGTTCCTGACCGGCTGCGCCAATGCGTTCCGGAAGGGCTATATCGACTGCAACCAGTTCACACTGGAAAAGTAG
- the mmaA4 gene encoding hydroxymycolate synthase MmaA4 produces MAEQPTSATKIRTRSEDIQAHYDVSDDFFALFQDPTRTYSCAYFEPPELTLEEAQYAKIDLNLDKLDLKPGMTLLDIGCGWGTTMRRAVEKYDVNVIGLTLSKNQHARAEQVLGAIDTDRSREVRLQNWEDFAEPVDRIVSIEAFEHFGHENYDDFFKRTFNIMPDDGRMTVQSSVSYHPYNMNARGKKLTFETVRFIKFIITEIFPGGRLPTTEMMVEHGEKAGFVVPEPLSLQPHYVKTLRIWGDALESNKDKAIEITSQEVYDRYMKYLRGCEHYFDYEILDCSLVTYLKPGAAA; encoded by the coding sequence ATGGCTGAGCAACCGACTAGTGCGACGAAGATCCGAACACGTTCGGAAGACATCCAGGCGCACTACGACGTATCCGACGACTTCTTCGCCCTGTTTCAGGATCCGACCCGGACCTACAGCTGCGCGTACTTCGAGCCGCCGGAGCTCACCCTGGAAGAAGCTCAGTACGCCAAGATCGACCTCAACCTGGACAAGCTTGACCTCAAGCCCGGCATGACCCTGCTCGACATCGGCTGCGGGTGGGGCACCACCATGCGGCGCGCCGTGGAGAAGTACGACGTGAACGTGATCGGTCTGACGCTGTCGAAGAATCAGCACGCCCGCGCCGAGCAGGTGCTGGGCGCGATCGACACCGACCGGTCTCGTGAGGTGCGGCTGCAGAACTGGGAGGACTTCGCCGAGCCGGTCGACCGAATCGTGTCGATCGAAGCGTTCGAGCACTTCGGACACGAGAACTACGACGACTTCTTCAAGCGGACTTTCAACATCATGCCCGACGACGGCCGGATGACCGTGCAGAGCAGCGTCAGCTACCACCCCTACAACATGAACGCCCGCGGCAAGAAACTGACCTTCGAGACGGTGCGCTTCATCAAGTTCATCATCACCGAGATATTCCCCGGCGGCCGCCTGCCGACCACCGAGATGATGGTCGAACACGGAGAGAAGGCGGGATTTGTTGTTCCCGAACCACTTTCACTACAGCCGCACTACGTCAAGACGCTACGAATCTGGGGCGACGCGCTGGAGTCCAACAAGGACAAGGCCATCGAGATCACTTCCCAAGAGGTGTACGACCGCTACATGAAGTACCTGCGCGGTTGTGAGCACTACTTCGATTACGAGATTCTCGACTGCAGCCTGGTGACCTACCTCAAACCGGGCGCCGCGGCCTAG
- a CDS encoding YciI family protein translates to MQYFALLISKEQDRPADDPAASMAAWQNFHAKAGPAIKSGDALAPAAAAAVITGGPDAPMVTDGPFAESAEVACGYYVFEAENLDEALALARDIPLATYGAVEVWPAVHTLEPSRALTGNDWLALLLEPAATAHTPGTPEWDAVAAKHADLHAAAGDHLLGGAALHDRSTATTVRVRDGEVLTTDGPYVEGAEIATGIYLLGAADRDEAIKIASMIPASTVQLRQLAGISAL, encoded by the coding sequence GTGCAATATTTCGCGCTGTTGATCAGCAAAGAGCAAGACCGCCCAGCCGATGATCCGGCCGCCTCGATGGCAGCCTGGCAGAACTTCCACGCCAAAGCCGGCCCGGCGATCAAATCCGGAGACGCGCTGGCCCCGGCTGCCGCTGCGGCGGTCATCACCGGCGGCCCGGACGCGCCAATGGTCACCGACGGCCCCTTCGCCGAGTCCGCCGAGGTGGCCTGCGGCTACTACGTGTTCGAAGCGGAGAACCTGGACGAGGCGCTGGCCCTGGCGCGCGATATCCCGCTCGCCACGTATGGGGCCGTGGAGGTGTGGCCCGCAGTCCACACACTGGAGCCGTCCCGCGCGCTCACCGGCAACGACTGGCTCGCGCTGCTGCTGGAACCGGCCGCTACCGCACACACCCCGGGCACGCCGGAATGGGATGCCGTGGCGGCAAAGCACGCAGATCTCCACGCGGCCGCGGGCGATCACCTACTCGGTGGCGCCGCACTGCACGATCGGTCCACCGCGACGACGGTGCGGGTGCGCGACGGCGAGGTCCTGACCACCGACGGGCCTTATGTGGAAGGCGCCGAAATCGCCACCGGGATCTACCTGCTCGGCGCGGCGGATCGCGACGAGGCCATCAAGATCGCGTCAATGATCCCCGCTTCGACAGTGCAGCTGCGGCAACTGGCTGGAATCTCGGCACTCTAA